From a region of the Ficedula albicollis isolate OC2 chromosome 1A, FicAlb1.5, whole genome shotgun sequence genome:
- the MAFF gene encoding transcription factor MafF: MAADGLSSKALKVKRELGENTPLLSDEELMGLSVRELNHHLRGLSKEEVARLKQRRRTLKNRGYAASCRVKRVCQKEELQKQKMELEWEVDKLARENAAMRLELDTLRGKYEALQGFARTVATHGPPAKVATASVITIVKSGTNQAAYS, from the exons ATGGCGGCAGACGGGCTCTCCAGCAAGGCTTTGAAG GTGAAGCGGGAGCTGGGGGAGAACACTCCACTGCTGTCGGATGAGGAGCTGATGGGGCTGTCAGTGCGGGAGCTCAACCACCACCTGCGGGGCCTCTCCAAGGAGGAGGTGGCGAGGCTGAAGCAGCGCCGTCGGACGCTGAAGAACCGGGGCTATGCTGCCAGCTGCCGGGTGAAGCGCGTCTGCcagaaggaagagctgcagaagcagaagaTGGAGCTGGAGTGGGAGGTGGACAAGCTGGCCCGGGAGAACGCTGCCATGCGCCTGGAGCTCGACACCCTCCGTGGCAAGTACGAGGCCCTGCAGGGCTTCGCCCGCACCGTGGCCACTCACGGGCCCCCTGCCAAGGTGGCTACTGCCAGTGTCATCACCATCGTCAAGTCCGGCACCAACCAGGCCGCCTACTCCTAG